gcatcagaaagtgttgataaaGACCTAAATGAAGCATATGTTCCTATTGGAACCAAGCTAACCACCTCGGCAAGTAAGATAACAATAATTGAGCATAAAATAAGCAGTAAATGGGGGAACTGGGCTACAACACTTAAAACGACTGGCTGGGTCATTATATCCTCCTTATCTTAcacaaacgttcatcctcaaacgggcTAGAATCATACTCGGAGTCTCAAATAGGCATGGATATCTACTCTACATCTCCCACATAGTCTCGCAAGTAGCCTCCTCAACTGACTAACCTCTCCATTGCACCTTCATTGAAGCTacattctttgacctcaacttttgaacctgccgATCAAAACtggccactggctccacatcatatgtcaaatcaccatccaactgaaagTGCTGATGTCCAaaaacatgagatggattgcCAACATACTTTCGTAacatggaaacatgaaatacaAGATGAACACTCAATAGACTAGGTGGCAATGCAggcttataagccacctctccaatcctctcaagcacctcaaaaggccctatataccgagggctcaacttgcccttcttcccgaacctcataacacccttcatgggtgaaactttgAGAAATACcatctccccaaccatgtaagcaacatctcgaaccttccgatcagcatagctcttttgtCTAAACTACACCGTGCAAAGCCAATCCTGAATCAACTAGACCTTTttcaaagcatcctaaaccaagttaGTACACAATAGCCTagactcacccggctcaaaccaaccgactggagaccgacaccgtctcccatataaagcttcatttggagccatctaaatgatcgattggtagatgttgttgtagtcaaactctgcaagtggcagaaactgatcccaagaaccatcGAAATCTATGACACAAAcgcgtagcatatcctccaatatctgaatagtgtgcttggACTATCCGTGACTCTGAGGGTGGAATGtagtactcaactcaacccgtgtgcccaactatTGTTGCACTTCTCTCTaaaactgcaatgtaaactgCGTGCCCACCGGCACACTATGAAGGAGAACGATCTCATGGAtgtagatctcagccaaccgctctgaagaataagtaatCCTAACTAGAATGAAATATGCAGACTTTGTCAATCTATCCATAATCATCCAAATAGTATCAAACTTTCTCGATGTCCGTGGAAGCCCAaatacaaaatccatggtgatacgctcccatttccactttgGACTCTCAAGCCTCTGAAGCAATCTGCCCAGCCTTTGATactcgtacttcacctgctgatagtttaGGCATtaagctacaaaccccactatatacttcttcatcctcctccaccaataatgttgcctcatgTCGTGATACATATTTGCAGCACAGGGATGtatagaataccgcgaactatggtcctccttaagaatcaactcacgtatcctatccacattgggcacacaaatttgGCCCTACATCCGCAAAACCATGTCATCCCCAATAGTGCCCTCCTTGGTATCACTGTGCTGAACTGTATCCTGAAGGACAggcaaatagggatcatcatgCTGACACTCtatgatgcaatcatataaggaagaccaagaaaccacacaagctagaacctgactaggatccaaaatatctaatctcacgaactgattggccaaggactgaacatatgatgcaagtggtctctcacctaCCGAAATAAATGCAAGGCTAcctatactcactgcctttctactcaaggcatcgaccaccacattggccttcctgggatgatacagaatagtgatatcatagtcctttaacaactccaaccatcttcgttgtctcaaatttagatccttttgtttgaacaaatactggaTACTCCGATAATATGTAAATACTTCACAAGACACGCCGTAGAGACAGtgcttccaaatcttcaatgcatgaataatgtctgccaactccaaatcaaaAATAGGCTAGTTCTTCTCATGAAGCTTTGACTGGAACGAAGCGTAAGAAATCACTCTACCCACCTACATTAAGACACACCCAATACTGATccaagaagcatcacaatacactgtataagagCCTGATGCTGAAGGCAAACCTAGCAGTGTAGTTTTGGTCAAGGcaatcttgagcttttgaaagctctatTCACACTCATCGAcaacctgaatggagcacccttctgggtcaatttggtcaatggCGCTGCAATGGATGAGAAACCCTCCACAAAGCGACAATAATATCCGGTCAAGCCACAAAAACTCTCAATCTCAATAGCTGAAGATGGTCTGGAcaaactctaaactgcctctatcttttttGGATCCACTTTAATCCccttactggacaccacgtgAACCAAGAATGCCACCGACCTAAGCCAACACAcaaacttggagaacttggcataaaactTCTTCTCTATCAGCCTTTAAAGTAAAATCCTCAAATGTTGTGCATGCTCTTTCTAGCAACATGAGTACACTAAGATGTCATCAATCCATACTATGACAAACAAATCAAGATatggctgaaatacactgttcatcatatgcatgaatgctgctagggCGTTGGTTAGcgcaaaagacatcacaaggaacctATAGTGACCATAGCGGAACCTGAATGTCGTCTTCAGAATATCcgagtcccaaatcttcaactggtaatacccagacctcaaatcaatcttagaaagcACCATCACCCCTAGAAGTttgtcaaataagtcatcaatgcacgACAAATGAtgcttgttcttgattgtaactttgctCAACTGcctatagtcgatacacatctgcatagtaccatcctttttcttcacgaacagaaccggtgcacccaaggcaacacactaggcctaataaacccctgaTCAAGAAGCTCCTGAAGATGTTCCTTCAGTTCCTTCAACTCagttggtgccatatgatatggaggaatagaaataggctgagtgcccggcaccaagtcaataccaaaataaatATCCCTGTCGAGTGGCATGCCCAATAGGTCTATAGGAAACATATCAGGAAAGTCTCGTAATACCAGGATAGAATCAATAATAGGAGTATTTGCACCAACATCTCTCGCAAAGGCCAAGTATGGCAAACACTCCTTCCCAACCATTCGTTGGGCCTTTAAATATAAAATCACCCTGCTGGAAACATAAtctagagaacctctccactcgATCCTTGGAAACCCCGACATCGCCAACTTCATGGTCTTACcatgacaatctagaatagcatgacacggagacaaccaatccatacccaaaatcacgtcaaaatcaaccatattaagTAATAAAAGATCAACCTTAGTCTCCAATCCTCCAATGGTCAACATACATGACTAATgcacatggtctacaataatagtatcgcctgCCAGCGTAGATACACGAATAGGTGAGACTaaggactcacggggcatatccaaataatgagaaaattATGATGATACATACGAATAAGTGACACCATCGacaaataatatagaagcatccCTGTGacatactgagacaatacctatgatCATTGTGTCTGAAGCAACGACCTCTAGCTTGGAAGGAATATCATAGAATCGAGCCTCACTGCCACCTGATCAGCCTCCCCATCTAGGGAAACTTACTAGAGCCCCACCCCAAACTGGCCATGCGTGAGGTGAAATGACTAGTGCAGAAATCATAGCCTGACCCCTCTGCCAAATGGGACCTCCCAAGATATGGGGACTGCCTCCTGATATGTCCAAGCTCCCTATACTCATAGCAAACCTGATACGTCAATGGTGGTGGGGACTGAATTGGACCCCAAGAACCAGAATAAGTGCTAGAAGAGCCTGGCATAGACAGaccctgaaccgatggagcacgggatgaactctcaGCTGGGAGAACGGTGAGAGATGATTGACCCGAATATGCACTGTATGAACCATGGCTAGTTGATGCACCACGATGAACTGGTCAAACCATCTGAGCGGGCCTATAAGGACTGCCCCAGAAGGAACACCGCTGAAACCACCCGAACCACGAAGCTTTTTGGTGTCCCTCTCCTCACGCTCCTCACTACGGACCAACTCTAGTTGTCGAGCAATATGAACCACCTCATCGAACCTAATACTCGATGCATTCTTCCGATTCATACCATAATGCAATtgatagttgaggccatcaataAATCTCCTAATCCTTtctctctcagtgggaaccaaccagatcgcatgacgagccaactctgaaaacctcatctcatactgggtcatAGATATGCCCTCCTGGCATAGCTTCTCAAACTACCTGTGCAACTCCTCTCTACGGGTCACAGTCTTCTCATACAGGGTCACAGTCAATATCTGGGCAAGAGACTCCTGAAGGCATTGAATAAAAATGGGGACAACCGGTGTCTAAGCTAGTCCCACCGGCTCAACCACATCTAGAATCTGCTCCTAAGCTGGAAGACccggtggatctgtaggtgctgacCTAGCGATTGTACGAGCTGCACCTCAGCCTCTACCGCAACCCCGACCTCTCGTGGCCCTatttggtggtactggtggtcgtctacCCGGTCCAATAgaatgtgtcctcaccatctatgacaGAATAGAGTAACAAAAGTTTAGTTTCCGAAATCAAaaaatttgcacgacaagaatacaagaatgtgaagttttcctaagggttttgtagcctcttgaagataactACAGAtatctctataccgatccgcaagattcTAAACCTTCTCAAGACTCGTGAGACATATAtaatctaggctctgataccaacttgtcacaacccaaaactcaacatgtcgtgatgacacctattaCAAAACCATGCAAGCCGACAATCACAATAGTACTGGGaattttatattaaaaataaggtGAAGCACGTTTAACAGTAGTAACTCTCATAAATATCCAATATAGACAACAGCGACTCGAATACAAACTTTCCCAAAATCTGAGTATCACTAggtacatgagcatctaaacaataaCATAATGTGAAACACTATCTAAGAAGGTAGAACAATATAAGTAAAACTGAGAGATAGAAGAGCAGAGTCAAGGTTTGTGGACATCAAAGCAGCTGCCTCGATAATCTCCGAACGGGCAAAAACTCTAAGATCAACGATCACCGTGCCCCGAAATACTTGGATTTTCAAACGaggtgtagagtgtagtatgagtaaaacCAATTCAATAAATAACAAAACTAACCTTTGGGCTGAAAGTAGTGACAAGCTCAACTAATATAGTATAAATACAGAGGTTAACAGTGCAGAAATGACAGGAAATAGGACATCAATATCTCCAAGAAAACTCATTATTTGTTTGTACACAGTACAGGAAATGTAGACATGATTTCAGGTTTAACAGTTAAGCTCAACACAAATAAAATATGCCAAGTGTGATTGATATTAGAAATATGACATCTCTATATCTATATGCCAAAATGCAAATTGTATGTGATGCAACACAAAAAAACCTCAcatactcacactctcagaataCTTAATTTGATTGTCTCAATTCTTGCTCGTCACACTTAGACACTCAGTATTGTACGGTACTGCTACGGTGTGTTGTCCGATCCACATAAAGCCATAAAGCCTGTTTTGGtctgcaacccgatccacatatagccataaggcctgttgtggcatgcaatccgatccacaAATCTCACTCAAAACATGGCGCTCAGGCCCTAATTTAGTCCTCATTCTCTCCAGTCTCTCAAGCTCACAACTCTCATTCCAATTAGCCCAAACAATGATATATGACATAACAATAATAGTAACAAAGACCGAGacatgatatgcaaatgatggaAGTGACTGAGTATAAAATTTCTATCTACGAAAATAATTCAATAGTAAAAATGACCACAGTGGGTCTCAACAGGATTAACATATAGCCTAACacgatttctaacatgaatctgCAACTCAATTACTCTAACATACAAAGATCACATGAATGGATACAAGGTTTAATGACTACACAGTACCACAAAATCAACCGGTTCAAAATTTctacggtgcatgcccacactcCCATTACCTAGCATGCGCATCacttcaacaccaatcacataacacagaATTCAGGGATTCGTACCcttagaaccaagtttagaagtgttacttacctcaaaccgcaCAAATCTCTACTCCAATAAGCCCTTGGCTCGCGAATCGGCCTTCGAACACATAAAATCTAGCCACAAATAATTCGATGCAATCAATACGAGcaataggaatcaattccatatgacAAAACTAACTTCTTTAActaaagtcaaaaagtcaactaaaaaagtcaaccccgggcccacatctcggactccgaaaaaattaataaaacacgAATACTCATTCAaccatgagtccaaccataccaaaattattcaaatccaatcacaactcgaccttcaaatcctcaaatcaaagccTATGAAGTTTCTACAATTGTTTCCCAATTTTTCAACCCcaaacactaattaaatgatgaaaacaaTGATATATTCTTGTAATTTAACTAAAAccaagttagaatcacttaccccagtCACTCCCGTGAAAACCTCTCCAAGAATCGCATCAATCCCAGCTCCAAAAATCAAATTGTGAAATTTTACTCTAACCCTCATTTTGAAGATTTATATTCTGCACAGGgaactcttcttcgcgaacgcggaaggtgCCTCGTGTTTGCAAAGCACAAGAATATTCTACTGCCAAAATCCTCTTATGCGCAGGCAAGATccccctcgcgaatgcgaaggccaaatgaCCCAAGCATCACAAACGTGAAGCCTTTATTGCAAACGCGTTGACCAAACTCGCAAGGTCCCCAGCCTGCCTCTCTCTTCTTCGCGAACTCAACTCCCTTCTCGCGTTCGTGATCCACACTTTCCACAGACCTTTGTAAATATGGTtgtcttcgcgaacgcggagaacAATTCCTCACCTGCCTCTAaatactcttcgcgaacgcgaagaaggaaactagacACCAGAAATCTACAACATCATCCATcttctaagtccaaattccaatccGTAAATCATCTTAAATTCACCTAAGACCCTCGAGACCTCaaacaaacataccaacaagtcaaaaacCATCATACAAACTCGATCGAAGTGTCAAATCATATCAACCAACAATAAAACCACAAATCgcacatcgattcaagcctaatgaattttatgaacttctaacttctgcaatcgatgctgaaacctattaaatcaattccgattgacctcaaattttgaacacaagtaAAAAATAACACagtggacctattccaacttatGGAACCAATATCCGAGCCCGataaccacaaagtcaactctcgatcaaacttctTAACTCtctaaacttcaaattttccaaccTTTGTcatttaaaacaaaaatcacctaaggacctccaaatcactattcagacacactcctaagtccaaaatcacactATGGAACTATATGAACCGTCAAAACTCCATTTCggagtcatttacacataagtcaacatctgggtAACTCTTTCAagttaagcttccaaccttgggactaattGTAAGGTCCCATAAAAGTTTTacctaaaattggggattttgtggTGCCGAGAtagacttatgtgttaaagaaaCTCGCCACAGTGCGGACTTTTTGGGTTGAACAGAGCACTAAGGAGATAAGGGAAATGTTGGCAGAAAAAGACATTTCTACGGCCCACTATGAATTGCCGCAGAGTAAAGCAAAATTTGAGCAAAATTGTAGGACCAATTTACTGTCCATTATGCACTCGCACAACAATTTCGCAAGTCGCACACCGATTGCTGATTCAGCGTGGAAATATTTTCGGAGGGAGGTTCTGCAGCACATTATACGGCTGCAGAACAGGTATGTAGACTACATAATGGCCGCAGAGTAGGGCAAACCTGCCCAGTTCTGGAGGGCCATTTTGCGGCCCATTTCGAGGACCGCAAAagtattatgcgatcgcatatgcgacCGCAGACCTGTGTTGGGGAtcctatttttctaaattttgaaCCCGCCAAATAAAACACCCATGGGGATCATTTTTGAAGGATAAATTATGTGTTTCTAGAGAGAGGGAATGGAATAGAGTGAGAAAGGGAGTTCTTAAGCTTCATCCACCAATTCCTACTCAAATTTTGGAAGATTATCAAGGAAAGTGCACTAAGCCTTCATCCTAGAGGTTAGATTCTACACCCAACTCTTAATTTCTAAATATAACTAGAAATGGGTAATAAGCAAGACAATTCTTGGGCATGGGAGTTGTTTATTTTGCATGCATGTTTCATCAAAAGGTTTAGGAAGATTGTGAGCTAAAAATGGTAAAGAATGGATTGTGGGATGATGGAATCCTCCATAAAGGGACCTTGAAACCTTAATGCACACTTAGTGTTTGAttaaatgctcaaatgagctagaaccaTGATCATCTTCCTAATTTTGGTTCAATTTGATATATTTCTAAAATAAATTGAAGTTGCTAAGAATTCCGGAATATTTTAGAGTTTAAGGaagctcaattgaggtatgttggctaaacacCTTCCTTAGAATTGAATTCCACGATGTTCATATAAGTTATGTAAAACCCGAGTTGATCATTATGAAATTGGCTATTCTGAGTAAACTTGTGTTGAAAAATATATGTTCAATATGTGTTCCTAATGCTTTTATCATGCTATGTTATCATTTGAGGATATGTTCAAAGTATGGTTGTGTGTTTACGACTTCAAGTCAAGTTTGAATGAAGGTTATCATGCCAAATTATGTGAAAAATCTCTATATGTCTAAGACTCTTAATTGCTCACATGTGTACCTAAAGTCTTGAATTGAATAGTCTTTTGTTGATAATAATGATAATGTGTGAAAATGAAAAAGGGGAGCATGAAGTATGAAATACGGCCAAGTGCCAACAATGATATTATAATTGTGGCTACAAGTGCCAATGAATTGAAAAGATGTGAAATAAGTATGAAGTTAGATgattgataaaaaaaatgataaTGTCTCAGGttagacggcctagccgatcgggccgtgatcagatgccatgccgcacacatggtggtgattGTGCTGGAAAATGTAATTGAAATTGTGATAGTGtttgatgtctcaaatgaggcggTCTAGCCGATTGGGTCATGATCGAACTCCGTGTAAAAGCACAGTGGTATTATGAATGATGGTATATCGGTACTAAAGATCTCCTAACCTAATTACATGGAAATTTACTTGAAAACTTATGTGGTTCTTAACTTGATGTTTTGGTATTGATTTCATGATTGTTCCTCTTTGTAATGTTATTCACTCTATTGAGAtggtttagttatacatactagtactattcgagaGTACTAATGTCCCCTTTGTCGGGGGTGATCTCATCCAAGTCACACCTCTATTTGAGGTTATGAAATGGTCGATGCAATACTAATACCTAACAAGGAGTCGGGGTCGATTTTTCACAGAGAGCATAGAATGGGACTTAGGAGGATATACTTTAGTGAATGAGCTAGAATTATCTCAATTTGCACTTCCACAAAATTGGGTTGTCTTTAAGTCTAAGTTAAGCTAAGATTACCAACTAAGAATGAGAATTAGGaaattattttgttgtttttcaaaTGGTACAAAAGGTCTAGGGCTATCACCTTCACCTAGGTGTTTACCTAACGGATTGTAAACTTTAAAGCTTGTTTTATTtgtcggggtgtattatagccATCAACAGTcaagtacccactcaatacctctcggtaagaGAGTGTTTTTTCGCAATTCGGCTTTCTTAAATCCAAATGGGTAATGAATAAAATGGTTGTGATAATTAAACTCATAGTGATAATTAAAATAATGaaatatatgttcacaaagttcAAAATGGCATAAAATACTAAAGAGGGTAAAGAAAAATGTCTATTGTGGCTGCTGATATTCAAAACGTGACCTAAAAAAGTAgaactcttctatttatacaaagatggaatttTCGAACAAAAATGCCCTTTTGGAGGTTCTGCGGCTGCaaaattccatgtgcggtccacactttgCTTCAGCTTAACAAGATTTGAATCTTGCGGCCGCATCTCCTATTTTCTGCGATccgcacatttctgagtgcggcTGCACCTGGCTcttctacggaccgcacaaatgCATCTACGGCCACGTAACTGATCTTTTGCGACCGCACAGTAATTGTGCAATCTACACTTCCTTTGAACTTGAAATAAGAAATATCAGAACTTCTGCTCTTGCTAAGCTTTTGCGGCTACACATTTCATGTGCGGATCGCACTTTGGACTTGTCCTCTGATAAATTTGTCTTCACAATCTGCGGCTGCAGATGGAAATCTACGGTCCGCACTTTGAGCTTTTGTGCCTGTTTTTGTTCTTGAGCTCAgatcactccttcttgagttggattttATCGTAGTagctcattttccaatactcctgcaattaagcatatttcatAAGTTTTCAGGAACACAATTAAATGCTTTTGGACTAAAATGAAagctaaaaggcgctaataagtagtcaaaatccccacttatcaactccctcaaacttaagcttttgcttgtcctcaagcaaataaggtaattcctACCTCCACAAGTTAAGAGCTATTCCAACTAATCAAAGTTGCATCAATCAcgcatcaattgggaccaacaattacccacaacacttATGGATTATCAACAAGGCAATGATTTTAACTTTTAAGCAGAAATAGTTCTAATATGATACTTGAGCATCcagagttgactttattcatcaaggaagcttgctctttcatgtaggtcattatggatcccaaactcctcctccttcTCTACTCCCCATTAGCATATCTCACTTAAGAATGTATCACTTTATTCAAAGATTTGTAAAAAGTTCGCTCATCTCactcaaaagaatgtcacaagtacgtCTCCAAGTATCATATGCTTGCTTCT
This genomic stretch from Nicotiana sylvestris chromosome 9, ASM39365v2, whole genome shotgun sequence harbors:
- the LOC138877551 gene encoding uncharacterized protein → MVGKECLPYLAFARDVGANTPIIDSILVLRDFPDMFPIDLLGMPLDRDIYFGIDLVPGTQPISIPPYHMAPTELKELKEHLQELLDQGFIRPSVLPWVHRFWVMVLSKIDLRSGYYQLKIWDSDILKTTFRFRYGHYRFLVMSFALTNALAAFMHMMNSVFQPYLDLKANVVVDALSRKAVSIGSLAFISVGERPLASYVQSLANQFVRLDILDPSQVLACVVSWSSLYDCIIECQHDDPYLPVLQDTVQHSDTKEGTIGDDMFRQKSYADRKVRDVAYMVGEMVFLKVSPMKGVMRFGKKGKLSPRYIGPFEVLERIGEVAYKPALPPSLLSVHLVFHVSMLRKYVGNPSHVFGHQHFQLDGDLTYDVEPVASFDRQVQKLRSKNVASMKVQWRVPGDCSGAFHGPLWCALMITGSFSLDGITGCHTT